In one window of Nitrospinota bacterium DNA:
- a CDS encoding DUF3576 domain-containing protein, with product MTFEGSWDDVFEALLLTVKEYPVVLIDKEKGVIDTDWYVFFKEKRRIKLNIKLKTVDEGIKIDISSHLEAQKSFLSKKWTPIKSDGKTENSILKEVRDRLELKVKENKE from the coding sequence ATGACCTTTGAGGGAAGCTGGGATGATGTCTTTGAGGCTTTGTTATTGACTGTTAAAGAATATCCTGTTGTGTTGATTGATAAAGAAAAAGGAGTGATAGATACAGACTGGTATGTCTTTTTCAAAGAGAAGAGAAGGATTAAGTTAAATATAAAGCTTAAAACTGTTGATGAGGGCATAAAAATCGATATAAGCAGCCATCTTGAGGCACAAAAGTCATTTCTTTCTAAAAAATGGACACCTATAAAATCGGATGGGAAAACAGAGAACAGTATTTTAAAAGAGGTTCGAGACAGGTTGGAGTTAAAAGTAAAAGAGAACAAGGAGTAA
- a CDS encoding 6-phosphofructokinase yields MSNISKKKGIIAILTGGGDVPGLNPAIRAVTIRALREGCQVIGINRGWGGMIEIVPDKDADNSGNYQVLTEELVNKVGRTGGTFLHTSRTRPSHVPKINVPHHLRDKYTKGINDLTPDVLKNLDFLGVDYLIPIGGDDTLSYGARLHKEGVRVLAIPKTMDNDVPGTDYCIGFSTCVTRTIEMTHRLRTSAGSLERFLVIEVFGRYAGFTALLPTMAGAANRCVIPEYKFDIERLTELMVKDRFTNPSKYSVVLVSEGAMFKGAEMVFESQEKDAYGHKKLGGIGDLISNKLKELSPKYNNNKRINVINQRLGYLVRSGDPDSIDSIVPMAYGNLALDLILKGVHGRLVILKNGRYDNAPIDVVTSYKKVVDIDKYYDTERLRPHYKSFESKPLFIMASE; encoded by the coding sequence ATAAGTAACATTAGCAAGAAAAAGGGAATCATTGCAATTTTAACTGGTGGTGGTGATGTTCCAGGACTCAATCCAGCGATTCGGGCAGTTACGATTCGCGCTCTACGAGAAGGTTGTCAGGTCATTGGAATTAATCGTGGTTGGGGAGGTATGATTGAGATTGTACCTGACAAGGACGCTGATAACTCCGGCAATTATCAGGTTCTGACAGAAGAGCTCGTTAATAAAGTCGGGAGAACAGGTGGGACTTTTTTGCATACCTCTCGAACGCGTCCAAGCCATGTGCCTAAAATTAATGTTCCACATCACCTAAGAGATAAATATACGAAAGGAATAAATGACCTAACCCCTGATGTCTTAAAAAATCTGGATTTTTTAGGTGTTGATTACCTTATCCCTATTGGTGGCGATGATACCCTTAGCTATGGGGCTCGACTTCATAAGGAAGGTGTTAGAGTTCTCGCTATTCCTAAGACCATGGATAATGATGTGCCAGGAACAGATTATTGTATTGGGTTTAGCACATGTGTTACCAGAACCATTGAGATGACGCACCGTCTGAGAACCTCAGCAGGTTCCCTTGAGAGATTTCTGGTTATTGAGGTGTTCGGTCGTTACGCTGGCTTTACTGCTCTGCTTCCCACAATGGCTGGTGCGGCTAATCGGTGTGTCATTCCTGAGTATAAATTTGATATTGAACGCTTAACCGAGCTTATGGTTAAAGATCGCTTCACTAATCCCAGTAAGTATTCGGTGGTACTGGTATCAGAAGGAGCTATGTTTAAGGGTGCTGAGATGGTTTTTGAGAGTCAAGAAAAAGATGCCTACGGCCACAAAAAATTAGGTGGCATTGGTGACCTTATCTCCAATAAATTGAAAGAGCTTTCTCCTAAGTATAATAACAATAAACGAATCAATGTTATTAATCAGAGATTAGGCTATCTCGTGAGATCTGGCGATCCGGATTCTATTGATTCGATTGTACCGATGGCTTATGGTAATCTAGCCTTAGATTTAATCCTTAAAGGTGTTCATGGTCGCCTTGTTATATTGAAGAATGGACGATATGATAACGCGCCCATTGATGTAGTGACGAGTTATAAGAAGGTCGTTGATATTGATAAATATTATGATACAGAGCGCTTACGCCCACATTATAAGAGCTTCGAATCTAAACCGCTCTTTATCATGGCCAGTGAATGA
- a CDS encoding class I SAM-dependent methyltransferase: protein MKKIKYKTREIIASPSQSLKEDPLSINSTLKKLITSEKIKKMTILDVGCGRGRLMFNIAPYAKKVVGIDLSKKEIDAAKKYKAANSINNVQFIHGDAERVDYLSLTNELDMIISNLCMSDITIKRSYDALQKRRCLIFAAFHIDQWKETKKISPFSYDEDHMKKVLFDTGFEIEHITVEKEIVKFKNLKDALDFFQKNKKMMEKFKTDERWQNMMGYLQEGGRSFTYKSHFIIKARK from the coding sequence ATGAAAAAAATAAAATATAAAACAAGGGAGATTATTGCTTCTCCATCTCAATCTTTAAAAGAAGATCCTCTATCAATAAATTCAACCCTTAAAAAGTTAATTACGTCAGAAAAAATTAAAAAGATGACTATATTAGACGTGGGTTGTGGAAGAGGAAGACTGATGTTTAATATTGCACCCTATGCCAAAAAGGTAGTTGGAATAGATTTATCTAAAAAAGAGATTGATGCAGCTAAGAAATATAAGGCTGCAAATAGTATCAATAATGTTCAGTTTATTCATGGAGATGCGGAGAGGGTGGATTATCTATCTTTAACCAATGAATTGGATATGATCATCTCCAATCTGTGCATGTCAGATATCACTATCAAACGATCATATGATGCTCTACAAAAAAGGCGATGTTTAATTTTTGCAGCATTTCATATCGACCAGTGGAAAGAGACAAAGAAAATATCACCATTTTCTTATGATGAGGATCATATGAAAAAGGTCCTTTTCGATACTGGTTTTGAAATAGAACATATAACCGTTGAAAAGGAGATTGTAAAATTTAAAAATCTCAAAGATGCATTAGATTTCTTCCAGAAAAACAAAAAAATGATGGAAAAATTCAAAACGGATGAACGCTGGCAGAATATGATGGGATATCTCCAAGAGGGAGGAAGATCATTCACATATAAGAGCCATTTCATCATTAAGGCTAGAAAATAG
- a CDS encoding PEP/pyruvate-binding domain-containing protein, giving the protein MSRYLLGLKKNQKYYPSLAGNKAFYLNSLVDMGYEVSPFFCITTQAYLDFLKETGLLTHVKKFYAGHLHTEEIQYFLSIAKELRYSILSQSFPPTIERDILDGLKEFKNKTRNDISLAIRSSAIQEDTSTISMAGQLKTFLNVSVNSEREIIEKIKECWASLWKEQVIKYLIIRQEINKGIPSMGVIIQEMIESEISGVMFTFNPVTHAEEIIIEGVWGLGLPLVKGKVNPDSFTLDKKGPSIEINSSGKQQFMTYRDKEGSLREIPVPLEKRKEKVLSVSQLRTLSQMAIQIEEHFKSPQNIEWALKEDRFYFLQTRPLTIMMNISEQESIAIESQREKKEPTKEKREDIEKIWTRHFFDERFPKPISPLSWSILKELLERRAFVDPLKYQGFYDAHRYKITELFYGRPYTNLKVFYKLFYYYPSFLISKDTERFFPSKEYLPYNDRRFPWLNIDFVFSSVKTLAKDHNWIIPIHFKKWDSFLEEYIKTLKELKAINLSDLSHKDLFSNFTKTRVLVSEFLKIHRWSITYADILYHLSLHLIKKRGLEENLLRTTLFQLSDKKNMTIEIDREIKELAEIVLSSDILKHFFIEYEPQVLLKKLSEVGESQNFLKRFRNFLDRYGHRSNSLDIFYPTWKEDQGYVIGIIKKLIVTNRKEKKPYNEKIDISNKKELKNRLSFSFFDKIFPLRFILFKKLINWTQTFILLRENQRFYWQMSMAYMRKIVLEMERRLSLEDKGIDKPNDIFFLKIQEIYELLMGEGKKEDFSDVIMRRRSEWSQNKSIDAPSLIILEEGKEREFSVEVGEKDILKGMGVSSGKATGNARVLRDLKDYSELKEGDILVTLSIDPGWIHILSMVSGLVLEVGGLLSHASIIARELGIPSVVNIDKATQRISTGQKISINGKEGLVEFLK; this is encoded by the coding sequence ATGTCCAGATATCTTTTGGGGCTAAAAAAAAATCAGAAATATTATCCAAGCCTTGCAGGGAATAAAGCTTTCTATCTCAATTCTCTTGTAGATATGGGGTATGAGGTTTCCCCATTCTTTTGTATTACAACCCAAGCTTATTTAGACTTTTTAAAAGAAACAGGTCTTTTAACCCACGTAAAGAAATTCTATGCTGGCCATCTCCATACAGAGGAGATACAATATTTCCTTTCTATTGCTAAAGAATTAAGATATTCCATCCTTTCTCAATCCTTTCCTCCAACAATTGAAAGAGACATACTGGATGGTCTTAAAGAATTCAAGAATAAAACGAGAAATGATATCTCTCTCGCTATCAGGTCTTCAGCTATACAAGAAGATACCTCAACCATTTCTATGGCCGGTCAATTAAAGACCTTCCTCAATGTATCAGTAAATTCTGAAAGAGAGATAATAGAGAAGATTAAAGAATGCTGGGCCTCCCTTTGGAAAGAACAGGTTATTAAATACCTGATCATAAGACAAGAAATCAATAAAGGAATCCCTTCTATGGGGGTTATCATACAGGAAATGATTGAATCAGAGATTTCAGGGGTCATGTTCACGTTTAATCCTGTAACACATGCCGAAGAAATCATTATCGAAGGGGTATGGGGTCTCGGTCTCCCATTGGTGAAAGGCAAGGTCAATCCTGATAGCTTTACTTTAGATAAAAAAGGTCCCTCCATTGAGATAAATTCCTCTGGGAAACAGCAATTCATGACATATAGAGATAAGGAGGGATCCCTTAGGGAGATCCCTGTTCCGCTGGAAAAAAGGAAAGAGAAGGTCTTAAGCGTATCCCAACTGAGAACATTGTCTCAGATGGCTATACAAATTGAGGAACATTTTAAATCTCCTCAGAATATTGAGTGGGCATTGAAAGAGGATCGATTTTATTTCCTCCAGACAAGACCCCTCACCATAATGATGAATATATCTGAACAAGAGTCAATAGCCATTGAGAGCCAGAGAGAAAAAAAAGAACCTACAAAAGAGAAAAGAGAGGATATTGAGAAGATATGGACAAGACATTTTTTTGATGAAAGATTCCCTAAACCAATCTCCCCTTTAAGCTGGTCTATCTTAAAAGAACTTTTAGAAAGAAGGGCTTTTGTTGATCCTCTTAAGTATCAAGGTTTTTATGATGCCCATCGATACAAAATAACTGAACTTTTTTATGGACGTCCCTATACAAACCTCAAGGTCTTTTATAAGCTCTTTTACTACTATCCATCATTTCTTATCTCAAAGGATACAGAAAGGTTTTTCCCTTCAAAGGAATACCTTCCATATAACGACAGAAGATTCCCATGGTTAAACATAGACTTCGTCTTTTCTTCCGTAAAGACCCTAGCAAAAGACCACAACTGGATCATACCGATTCATTTCAAAAAATGGGATTCATTTCTTGAAGAATATATAAAAACTCTCAAAGAACTTAAAGCTATCAACCTCTCTGATCTCTCTCATAAAGACCTTTTCTCTAACTTTACAAAAACAAGGGTCCTGGTTAGTGAGTTCTTAAAGATTCATCGATGGAGCATCACCTATGCAGATATTCTTTATCATCTTTCCCTTCATCTCATAAAAAAGCGGGGGCTGGAAGAAAACCTGCTCCGCACCACCCTTTTTCAACTCTCTGATAAAAAGAATATGACGATAGAAATAGACAGAGAGATAAAAGAACTGGCAGAAATCGTATTATCGTCTGACATTCTCAAACATTTTTTTATCGAATATGAACCTCAAGTTCTCTTAAAAAAACTGAGTGAAGTTGGAGAAAGTCAAAATTTCCTCAAAAGATTTAGAAATTTCTTGGATAGGTATGGTCACAGGTCAAACAGCCTAGATATCTTTTATCCTACATGGAAAGAGGATCAGGGATATGTTATTGGTATAATAAAAAAATTAATAGTGACAAACAGAAAAGAAAAGAAACCGTATAATGAAAAAATTGATATTTCTAATAAAAAAGAGCTAAAAAATCGCCTTTCTTTTAGTTTTTTTGATAAAATATTTCCTCTTCGTTTCATCTTATTTAAAAAACTGATTAACTGGACCCAGACATTCATCCTTCTCAGAGAAAACCAGCGCTTTTATTGGCAAATGTCCATGGCTTATATGAGAAAGATCGTTCTCGAAATGGAAAGACGCCTTTCTTTGGAAGACAAAGGTATTGACAAACCGAATGATATCTTCTTTCTTAAGATTCAGGAAATCTATGAGCTCCTTATGGGAGAGGGAAAAAAGGAAGATTTTAGCGATGTGATTATGAGAAGAAGATCAGAGTGGTCTCAAAACAAATCTATTGATGCCCCATCACTTATTATACTAGAAGAGGGCAAAGAAAGAGAATTCTCTGTTGAGGTAGGTGAAAAAGACATACTTAAAGGAATGGGGGTTAGTTCGGGAAAGGCTACAGGCAACGCACGTGTTCTCAGAGATTTAAAAGATTACAGCGAATTAAAAGAGGGGGATATACTGGTTACATTGAGTATTGACCCTGGGTGGATTCATATTCTTTCGATGGTCTCCGGGCTGGTTCTGGAGGTTGGCGGATTATTGTCTCACGCTTCAATCATAGCCAGAGAGCTTGGAATCCCTTCGGTTGTAAACATTGATAAGGCAACCCAGAGGATATCTACTGGGCAAAAGATTTCTATAAATGGAAAAGAAGGATTGGTAGAGTTTCTGAAATGA
- a CDS encoding citrate synthase/methylcitrate synthase, with translation MQKEQKFYGQAEFAKGLEGVIACETKMGHVDGQKGRLIYRGYTIEDLAEHSSYEETTYLLLFGKLPTRKELDDFKEKLKSYRPIPKEVIDILKKLPKDTHPMSALRTGVSAIGCYDKKADSRELADYTEAGIKLVAQVATIAAAVARIRRGEEPLDPDNSLEHTANFLYMATGEKPDEYLEKVMDVSMILHADHGMNVSTFSCMSVISSLSDMYSAIAAGVGSLKGPLHGGANEEVMKMLLEIGEPENAEAYIKDAIANKKKIMGFGHRVYKAYDPRARIFRQYSQKVTEMKGQKKLYDIAIIVEEQVLAAYSSKGIFPNVDFYSGTIYYSFGIEYAMFTPIFAVSRIAGWAARVLEYLPQNRIFRPRGLYQGEMEAKYIPIDER, from the coding sequence ATGCAAAAAGAACAAAAGTTTTACGGTCAGGCCGAGTTTGCAAAGGGATTAGAGGGAGTGATTGCTTGTGAAACAAAGATGGGTCATGTAGATGGCCAGAAGGGAAGGCTTATTTATCGAGGCTATACGATTGAAGACCTTGCAGAGCATTCCAGCTATGAAGAGACAACATACCTTCTCCTGTTTGGCAAGCTTCCCACAAGAAAAGAGCTGGATGACTTTAAGGAGAAGCTGAAAAGCTATCGCCCCATTCCCAAGGAGGTTATTGACATCCTCAAGAAGCTTCCCAAGGATACCCATCCCATGTCCGCCCTCAGAACAGGTGTTTCAGCGATAGGCTGCTATGATAAAAAAGCGGACAGCAGAGAGCTTGCTGATTATACAGAGGCAGGGATAAAGCTGGTTGCCCAGGTAGCAACAATTGCAGCGGCTGTTGCAAGAATAAGAAGAGGAGAAGAGCCCTTAGATCCTGATAACAGCTTAGAACATACAGCAAACTTTCTCTATATGGCTACAGGAGAGAAGCCGGACGAATATCTCGAAAAGGTCATGGATGTATCCATGATTCTTCACGCAGACCATGGTATGAACGTCTCTACCTTTTCCTGTATGTCAGTCATCTCTTCATTATCTGATATGTATTCTGCTATTGCAGCTGGTGTAGGGAGCTTGAAGGGACCCTTGCACGGGGGGGCTAATGAGGAGGTAATGAAGATGCTGTTGGAGATAGGGGAGCCAGAGAATGCAGAGGCGTATATTAAAGATGCCATTGCAAACAAGAAAAAGATAATGGGTTTTGGACACAGGGTCTATAAGGCATATGACCCAAGGGCAAGGATTTTTAGGCAGTATTCTCAGAAGGTAACAGAGATGAAGGGTCAGAAGAAACTTTATGATATTGCCATCATCGTTGAAGAGCAGGTTTTGGCTGCCTATTCATCCAAGGGGATATTCCCGAATGTCGATTTTTACTCTGGGACGATTTACTATTCCTTTGGCATTGAATATGCTATGTTTACGCCTATTTTTGCTGTGAGCAGGATTGCGGGTTGGGCTGCCAGGGTACTGGAGTATCTCCCACAAAATCGTATCTTCAGGCCGAGAGGCCTTTACCAAGGAGAGATGGAGGCCAAATATATTCCGATTGATGAGAGATAA
- a CDS encoding rubrerythrin family protein encodes MELKGSRTEKNLLAAFAGESQARNRYTYFSSVAKKEGFEQIAAIFLETAENEREHAKRFFKFLEGGKIEITASYPAGVIGNTKTNLLASAEGEKEEWGILYPEASKIAKEEGFDEIAQLYKKIAEVEEKHEKRYRKLLKNIIDGTVFKKDEVVKWKCRNCGYVHEGMEALELCPACVHPQAHYELFCENY; translated from the coding sequence ATGGAATTAAAAGGCAGCAGAACCGAAAAGAATCTCCTTGCAGCCTTTGCAGGAGAATCCCAGGCAAGGAATCGCTACACCTACTTTTCCAGTGTTGCAAAAAAAGAGGGCTTTGAGCAAATTGCAGCCATATTTCTTGAGACCGCTGAAAATGAAAGAGAGCATGCCAAAAGATTTTTTAAGTTTTTAGAAGGAGGAAAAATTGAGATTACCGCCTCTTATCCTGCTGGAGTGATAGGTAACACCAAAACCAATCTTCTCGCATCAGCAGAGGGGGAAAAGGAGGAATGGGGTATTCTCTATCCTGAGGCCTCAAAAATAGCCAAAGAAGAGGGTTTTGATGAAATCGCCCAACTCTACAAAAAGATTGCTGAGGTAGAGGAAAAGCATGAGAAGAGATACAGAAAGCTTCTTAAAAATATCATCGATGGAACTGTTTTTAAAAAAGATGAGGTAGTTAAGTGGAAATGTCGAAATTGCGGATATGTTCATGAAGGGATGGAAGCCCTTGAATTATGCCCTGCCTGTGTTCATCCGCAGGCACACTATGAACTCTTCTGCGAAAATTATTAA